In Numida meleagris isolate 19003 breed g44 Domestic line chromosome 23, NumMel1.0, whole genome shotgun sequence, the following proteins share a genomic window:
- the VPS26B gene encoding vacuolar protein sorting-associated protein 26B, protein MSFFGFGQSAEVELVLSDAESRRRVEHKTEEGKKEKYFLFYDGETVSGRVILTLKHPNRRLEHQGIKVEFIGQIELYYDRGNHHEFVSLVKDLARPGEFTQSQIFDFEFTHVEKPYESYTGQNVKLRYFLRATVSRRLNDVVKEMDIVVHTLSTYPELNSSIKMEVGIEDCLHIEFEYNKSKYHLKDVIVGKIYFLLVRIKIKHMEIDIIKRETTGTGPNVYHENDTIAKYEIMDGAPVRGESIPIRLFLAGYELTPTMRDINKKFSVRYYLNLVLIDEEERRYFKQQEVVLWRKGDIVRKSMSHQAAIASQRFEGTSSHTEAKTPSQPAENNGRQ, encoded by the exons ATGAGCTTCTTCGGGTTCGGGCAGAGCGCGGAGGTGGAGCTGGTGCTGAGCGACGCCGAGAGCCGGCGGCGAGTGGAGCACAAGACGGAGGAAGGCAAGAAGGAGAAATACTTCCTCTTCTACGACGGGGAGACCGTGTCCGGCCGGGTCATCCTCACCCTGAAGCACCCCAACCGGCGGCTGGAGCACCAGGGCATCAAAGTGGAGTTCATCGGGCAGATCG AGCTCTACTATGACCGAGGAAACCACCATGAGTTTGTGTCTCTGGTGAAGGACCTGGCCCGCCCTGGGGAGTTCACTCAATCGCAGATATTTGACTTTGAATTCACCCACGTGGAAAAACCATATGAGTCCTACACGGGGCAGAATGTGAAGCTGAG GTATTTCCTCCGAGCGACTGTCAGCCGCAGACTGAACGATGTGGTGAAGGAGATGGACATAGTCGTGCACACCCTTAGTACCTACCCAGAGCTCAACTCCTCCATTAAGATGGAGGTGGGGATTGAGGATTGCCTGCACATTGAGTTTGAGTATAACAAGTCCAA GTATCATTTAAAAGATGTGATTGTTGGTAAGATCTACTTCTTGCTAGTGCGGATCAAGATCAAACACATGGAGATAGATATCATCAAGAGAGAAACGACAGGGACCGGACCCAATGTGTATCATGAGAATGACACAATAGCTAAATATGAGATCATGGATGGTGCCCCGGTGAGAG gGGAGTCCATTCCCATCAGACTCTTTCTGGCTGGCTACGAGCTGACTCCAACAATGAGAGACATCAATAAGAAGTTCTCAGTGCGTTATTACCTCAACTTGGTGCTGATTGACGAGGAAGAGAGACGCTACTTTAAGCAGCAG gaggtggtgcTTTGGAGGAAGGGAGACATAGTGAGGAAGAGCATGTCCCACCAAGCGGCCATCGCCTCCCAGCGGTTTGAGGGGACGTCCTCGCACACGGAGGCCAAGACCCCCAGCCAGCCTGCAGAGAACAACGGCCGGCAGTGA